The window CACCACGGCACGCAACTCGGCCACCGCCTCGACGTCCGCCACCGATGCCTGCCGAATGCCCCAGTCCGCCATGATCACCACGCTAGCGCGCACGCGAGGGCTCCTGCCCGGCCGCCTCCTACCGTGGCGGATGCGACGGTTGCTACGTTCTCCTGTGTGCGGGCCGGGGCGAGGCGGTGTCGTCGGCGGCGACCGGGCGTGGGGCGCAGGACGGGTGGCGGTTGCGGGCGATGTTCACGGCTGCCCGCTCCGCGGACTGGGGCGAGTTCCTCGCCGACTGCGGCAAGTTCGAGCGTGAGCTGGGCAGAGCCCCCGCCAACCCAGCCCCCAAGGACGGCGAGGACAGATGACCGCAACGCCCGACCGGCAAGCCGCCCCCGCCCCAGCCCCCGCCCCCGCGTCCCAGATGTGGCCCCTCTACGCCGCCGGATTCACCACCGCCTTCGGTGCGCACGGCATCGCCGCCAACCTCGGTGGGTACTCCGAGGACGCCGTGACCTCCCTCCTCGTCCTCGGCGGCCTGCTCGCCCTGTACGACGGGGCCGAGGTGGTGCTCAAACCGCTCTTCGGCACGCTCGCCGACCGGATCGGGGCGCGTCCCGTGCTGCTCGGCGGCCTCGTCGCGTTCGCCGTGGCCTCCGCCGCGTACGTCGTCGCCGA of the Streptomyces sp. T12 genome contains:
- a CDS encoding Chromate resistance protein ChrB; amino-acid sequence: MSSAATGRGAQDGWRLRAMFTAARSADWGEFLADCGKFERELGRAPANPAPKDGEDR